One segment of Anatilimnocola aggregata DNA contains the following:
- a CDS encoding SAM-dependent methyltransferase: MSDDAGLVMPRLATPADEVSDSKPANQRKATASHWNWQTRAWRSAVHRSLVSLDQGVLTLTDALESTTFGTPSADGVAAEITVHDPALYSRVALGGSIGAAESYMAGEWSTNDLPAVVRLMIRNARVTGALERCGKWLLQPWLRWGHWLRRNNEQGSKQNIAAHYDLGNDFYSLWLDESLAYSSAVFESPQATLAEAQIAKFDRLCQKLQLQPGDRVLEIGCGWGGLALHAARNYGCHVTGTTISREQANCVRERVEQAGLASRITLLQQDYRALTGEYDKLVSVEMIEAVGPQFLDEYFRTCSRLLKPGGLLVLQGITIADDLYKDYCRSVDFIQKYIFPGGHLPAVSPMLQAISEHTDLKLQQLDNLPQHYARTLAAWRSNFHAADEKLAQLGLPISFRRMWDFYFSYCEGGFREQQLGLVQMKLQKM; this comes from the coding sequence ATGTCCGACGACGCAGGGCTTGTAATGCCCCGCCTGGCAACACCTGCCGATGAAGTTAGTGACAGCAAACCTGCAAACCAAAGAAAGGCGACTGCCAGTCATTGGAACTGGCAGACCCGTGCGTGGCGTTCTGCCGTCCATCGTTCGCTGGTCAGTTTAGACCAAGGCGTGCTCACGCTCACCGATGCGCTGGAATCGACGACCTTTGGCACGCCTTCGGCCGATGGCGTGGCAGCTGAGATCACGGTGCATGATCCGGCGCTTTACAGCCGTGTGGCCTTGGGAGGAAGCATTGGCGCAGCCGAATCGTACATGGCCGGTGAGTGGTCGACCAACGACCTGCCCGCCGTTGTGCGGCTGATGATTCGCAACGCGCGCGTCACGGGCGCGCTCGAACGCTGCGGAAAATGGCTGTTGCAGCCTTGGCTGCGTTGGGGGCATTGGTTGCGGCGGAATAACGAGCAAGGAAGCAAGCAGAACATCGCGGCCCACTACGATTTGGGGAACGATTTCTATTCGCTGTGGCTCGATGAATCGCTGGCTTACTCGAGCGCGGTCTTTGAATCTCCGCAAGCCACGCTGGCCGAAGCGCAAATCGCGAAATTCGACCGCTTGTGCCAAAAGCTGCAACTTCAGCCCGGAGATCGCGTGCTAGAAATTGGTTGCGGGTGGGGCGGCCTCGCGCTTCATGCAGCCCGGAATTATGGCTGCCACGTCACGGGGACGACTATCTCGCGCGAGCAGGCAAATTGCGTGCGCGAGCGAGTGGAGCAGGCCGGACTAGCGAGCCGGATCACGTTGCTTCAGCAAGATTACCGGGCACTGACCGGTGAATACGACAAGCTGGTATCGGTCGAAATGATCGAAGCCGTTGGTCCGCAATTTCTCGACGAGTACTTTCGAACTTGCTCGCGCCTGCTGAAGCCCGGCGGTCTGTTGGTGCTGCAAGGAATCACGATTGCCGACGACTTATACAAAGACTATTGCCGTTCGGTCGATTTCATTCAGAAGTACATTTTTCCCGGCGGACACTTGCCCGCGGTCTCGCCCATGCTGCAAGCGATTTCTGAGCACACCGATCTCAAGCTACAGCAACTTGATAATCTGCCGCAGCACTACGCGCGCACGCTGGCAGCCTGGCGGTCAAACTTTCACGCAGCTGACGAAAAGTTGGCTCAACTCGGATTGCCGATCTCATTTCGGCGGATGTGGGACTTCTACTTCAGCTATTGCGAAGGAGGCTTTCGCGAACAGCAACTCGGGCTGGTGCAGATGAAGCTGCAGAAGATGTAG
- the hpnH gene encoding adenosyl-hopene transferase HpnH: MSVPISQMWTVASYVLGKKLAGINRYPLVLMLEPLFRCNLACAGCGKIQFPAEILRQNLSPEKCLHAADECGAPIVSIPGGEPLMHPQIDEIVAGLVQRKKYVYLCTNALKLEAALPKFKPSKYLAFSVHMDGPKEEHDQAVCREGVYDIAVAAIKAARAKGFRVTTNSTLFDGANPERMRGFFDDMMRLGVEGMMVSPGYSYEKAPDQNHFLKRQQTTNLFQRLLNRAPRRWQFNQTPLFLEFLQGKFDLECTPWGSPTYNVFGWQKPCYLLNEGYVQTFKELMELTAWDKYGQKSGNSRCQDCMVHCGHEPSAVAATFGTLKGFLHTAKVSLFGSSTNLDQPALALASAGKVPPPHVGKSRSGSLLKIGK, from the coding sequence ATGTCGGTACCCATCAGCCAAATGTGGACGGTCGCCAGTTATGTGCTGGGCAAGAAGCTGGCCGGCATCAATCGCTATCCACTGGTGCTGATGCTGGAGCCGCTGTTTCGTTGCAACCTGGCCTGCGCTGGGTGCGGCAAGATTCAGTTCCCGGCTGAGATTCTGCGGCAGAATCTCTCACCCGAGAAATGCCTGCACGCCGCCGACGAATGCGGCGCGCCGATCGTTTCAATTCCTGGCGGTGAACCTTTGATGCATCCGCAGATCGACGAAATCGTCGCGGGGCTCGTGCAGCGCAAGAAGTATGTCTATCTCTGCACGAACGCGCTCAAGCTGGAAGCAGCGCTGCCCAAGTTCAAACCGAGCAAATACCTGGCGTTTTCGGTACACATGGACGGGCCCAAAGAAGAACACGATCAGGCCGTCTGCCGCGAAGGCGTTTATGATATCGCGGTCGCGGCGATCAAAGCGGCCCGTGCCAAAGGCTTTCGCGTTACCACCAATAGCACACTCTTCGATGGTGCCAATCCCGAACGGATGCGCGGCTTCTTCGACGACATGATGCGGCTTGGCGTCGAAGGGATGATGGTCTCACCGGGCTATAGCTACGAAAAGGCTCCCGATCAGAATCACTTTCTCAAACGACAACAAACTACGAACCTTTTTCAACGACTGCTCAATCGCGCGCCGCGGCGTTGGCAGTTCAATCAAACGCCGCTGTTCCTCGAATTCCTGCAAGGCAAGTTCGATCTTGAATGCACGCCGTGGGGCAGCCCAACGTACAACGTCTTTGGCTGGCAAAAGCCTTGCTACTTGCTTAACGAAGGCTACGTGCAGACCTTCAAAGAGTTGATGGAACTGACTGCCTGGGATAAGTACGGGCAAAAGAGCGGAAATAGCCGCTGCCAGGATTGCATGGTCCACTGTGGTCACGAACCGAGCGCCGTCGCCGCCACCTTCGGCACACTCAAGGGCTTCCTGCATACTGCCAAGGTGAGCCTGTTTGGTTCGTCGACGAACCTCGACCAACCTGCCCTGGCACTTGCTTCCGCGGGCAAAGTTCCGCCGCCGCACGTTGGCAAATCTCGGAGCGGTTCGCTGCTGAAGATTGGGAAGTAG
- a CDS encoding DUF1365 domain-containing protein — MHSSLYEGTVWHRRDRPVIHQFQYRQFMLYLDLDEIPALAAAGIFARETHLATASFCLADHPVGEAGSNEVTLKTAVSDLVRERTGLHITGPIRLLTHLRFFGYYFSPLNLYYCFDPREELQCVVAEVSNIPWRERHWYVLWSGNQTSTEFGRFRHEKQFHVSPFLSMQQQYRWLIQPPGEQLKVSLRAELDDQPILTAVQSMRRRELTRASLAAAMIRQGWMSAKVVAAIYYQAFWLWRKQLPVYSHPKESQPCPTTQGL, encoded by the coding sequence ATGCACAGCAGTCTGTACGAAGGAACGGTCTGGCACCGTCGCGACCGCCCGGTGATCCACCAGTTCCAATACAGGCAATTCATGCTGTACTTGGACCTGGACGAAATTCCCGCCCTCGCCGCGGCTGGCATCTTCGCGCGCGAAACGCACCTGGCCACGGCCAGCTTCTGCTTGGCCGACCATCCCGTTGGGGAAGCAGGCTCGAACGAGGTAACTCTCAAGACAGCGGTGAGCGATTTGGTTCGGGAGCGGACGGGACTGCACATCACCGGCCCGATTCGGCTCCTCACGCACTTGCGTTTTTTCGGCTACTACTTCAGCCCGTTGAATCTTTACTACTGCTTCGATCCGCGCGAAGAGCTGCAGTGCGTGGTTGCCGAGGTGAGTAACATCCCGTGGCGCGAACGGCACTGGTATGTGTTGTGGTCGGGAAATCAGACATCGACTGAGTTCGGTCGCTTCCGGCACGAGAAGCAATTTCATGTTTCGCCTTTCTTGAGCATGCAGCAGCAATATCGCTGGTTGATTCAGCCGCCAGGCGAGCAGTTGAAAGTTTCTCTGCGGGCGGAACTTGACGACCAGCCAATACTGACGGCAGTGCAGTCGATGCGCCGTCGCGAACTGACGCGCGCGTCGCTAGCCGCCGCGATGATTCGCCAAGGCTGGATGTCGGCCAAAGTGGTCGCTGCCATTTATTACCAGGCTTTTTGGCTGTGGCGCAAACAACTGCCGGTCTATTCGCACCCCAAGGAATCGCAACCATGTCCGACGACGCAGGGCTTGTAA
- a CDS encoding TIGR01777 family oxidoreductase has protein sequence MTHTFERRSQLPVSAAEAYAWHLRPGAFERLSPPWETVKVLKREGTIETGGTVQIAVPVGPLSIRWLAKHHDFLPGQEFHDTQVTGPFAKWEHTHRFEAQSGGESTLLDHIEYKLPAGGVGNLVAGNSIRHKLERMFAYRHRVTLADIQAHARYAERDRMHIAITGASGLVGSALAAFLSTGGHRVTKLNRSRSNKQSQDDGLAAAAWNAETGAIDIPVDDFPEVVVHLAGENIAGSRWNAKVKDRIKQSRVGPTRQLCEKLATAPRKPSVLICASAIGYYGDRGEEVLTEESAPGEGFLADVCREWEAATQPAVDAGIRVVNARFGMIVTTAGGALAKMLTPFKLGGGGIVGSGKQYWSWITLDDVIGAIHHSIMAESLRGPVNVVAPETLNNHDFTKVLGQVLHRPTIMPLPAFAARLMLGEMADELLLASARVVPAKLEATQYPFRFPTLAAGLRHVLGKIEKS, from the coding sequence ATGACACACACTTTCGAACGTCGCTCGCAGCTGCCGGTCTCGGCCGCCGAGGCCTATGCCTGGCACCTGCGACCCGGCGCGTTCGAACGGTTGAGTCCGCCTTGGGAGACGGTCAAGGTCTTAAAGCGAGAAGGAACGATCGAAACGGGCGGGACGGTGCAAATCGCAGTTCCCGTCGGTCCGCTCTCGATTCGTTGGCTGGCCAAGCATCACGATTTTCTCCCCGGTCAGGAATTCCACGATACGCAAGTCACCGGCCCCTTTGCTAAGTGGGAACATACACATCGCTTTGAAGCCCAATCGGGGGGCGAGTCAACGCTGCTCGATCATATCGAGTACAAACTGCCCGCTGGTGGCGTCGGCAATTTGGTAGCGGGTAACTCCATTCGTCACAAGTTGGAACGAATGTTTGCCTATCGCCATCGCGTGACCCTGGCAGACATTCAAGCCCATGCCCGTTATGCAGAAAGAGATCGCATGCACATTGCCATCACCGGCGCGAGTGGCTTGGTCGGCTCCGCCCTCGCAGCATTCCTCAGCACGGGCGGTCATCGAGTCACCAAGTTGAATCGCTCCCGTAGTAACAAACAGAGCCAGGACGATGGTCTGGCTGCTGCAGCATGGAACGCGGAGACCGGCGCAATTGATATTCCTGTCGACGACTTTCCCGAGGTAGTGGTTCACCTGGCTGGCGAGAATATCGCCGGCAGTCGCTGGAATGCGAAAGTGAAGGACCGCATCAAGCAGAGTCGCGTCGGTCCCACCCGGCAACTTTGCGAGAAACTGGCAACTGCACCACGTAAGCCGTCCGTGCTCATTTGCGCTTCGGCCATAGGCTATTACGGCGATCGCGGCGAGGAGGTCCTCACCGAAGAGAGTGCGCCGGGCGAGGGTTTTCTGGCTGACGTTTGCCGCGAGTGGGAAGCAGCCACGCAACCTGCCGTCGACGCGGGCATTCGAGTTGTGAATGCGCGGTTCGGCATGATTGTGACCACGGCAGGTGGCGCGCTGGCGAAAATGCTGACACCGTTCAAACTCGGCGGCGGCGGCATCGTTGGCTCCGGCAAGCAGTATTGGAGTTGGATCACGCTCGACGATGTAATCGGCGCGATTCACCACTCCATCATGGCCGAGTCGCTGCGCGGTCCCGTGAATGTGGTGGCCCCCGAAACGCTGAACAATCATGACTTCACCAAAGTGCTTGGTCAGGTTTTGCATCGCCCCACCATCATGCCGCTGCCAGCCTTTGCCGCTCGACTGATGCTGGGCGAAATGGCTGACGAACTCCTTCTCGCCTCTGCCCGCGTGGTGCCAGCCAAACTAGAAGCGACGCAGTACCCGTTTCGCTTTCCCACCTTGGCTGCCGGTCTGCGGCACGTCTTGGGCAAGATTGAAAAATCTTAG
- a CDS encoding type II secretion system protein: MRDDNSQVSTGSTKPATNRLVWVLVGLSLVCLLLAVSLFLCVLPIALQSVRESVRRNQVQQNMQQLKAAIEAYEARQLESPLSPERKKTEKSFTD; the protein is encoded by the coding sequence ATGAGAGACGATAATTCCCAGGTATCAACTGGCAGCACGAAGCCGGCCACCAATCGCCTGGTTTGGGTGCTGGTTGGCTTGTCTCTGGTTTGCTTGCTGCTGGCCGTCAGTCTGTTTCTCTGCGTGTTGCCCATTGCGCTGCAGTCTGTCCGCGAATCAGTTCGTCGCAATCAAGTGCAACAAAACATGCAGCAACTGAAGGCAGCGATTGAAGCATACGAAGCTCGTCAGCTTGAATCACCATTGTCCCCAGAGCGAAAAAAGACAGAGAAGTCCTTCACTGATTAA
- a CDS encoding segregation and condensation protein A gives MDFRVDLTTFRGPLDLLLYLVRKQEVDLADLPIALITEQYLQYLELLEHLDVNSVADFLEMASTLIEIKSREVLPHGGEEVETFDDPRENLVQKLLEYKQIKDAASMLEERGRDWQRHVSRLASDLPPREIAPADQPIHEVELWDLVSAMGRILREKKAVKQATITYDETPIQVYMKRIHEKLTSQQRAAFSEMFAPGMHKSAMIGVFLAVLELVRHHSVRAEQNDLHGEIWIVPDAEFDPAKEIVAIDNYDARPISDDMPVQGR, from the coding sequence ATGGATTTTCGCGTCGACCTAACGACCTTTCGCGGGCCGCTCGATCTGCTGTTGTACCTGGTACGCAAGCAGGAGGTCGATCTGGCCGATCTGCCGATTGCGCTCATCACCGAGCAATATCTGCAGTACCTCGAATTGCTCGAACACCTCGATGTGAACAGCGTCGCCGATTTTTTGGAGATGGCCAGCACGCTGATTGAGATCAAGTCGCGGGAAGTGCTGCCGCACGGTGGCGAAGAGGTCGAGACGTTCGACGACCCGCGCGAAAACCTCGTGCAAAAGTTGCTGGAGTACAAGCAGATCAAAGACGCCGCCAGTATGCTCGAAGAGCGCGGTCGCGATTGGCAGCGGCACGTTTCGCGCCTGGCCAGCGACCTGCCACCGCGCGAAATTGCTCCCGCCGATCAACCAATCCACGAAGTGGAACTGTGGGATCTGGTGAGTGCGATGGGACGCATCTTGCGGGAGAAAAAGGCCGTCAAACAGGCGACAATCACGTACGACGAAACGCCGATCCAGGTCTACATGAAGCGGATTCACGAAAAGCTGACCAGCCAGCAGCGGGCGGCGTTCAGCGAGATGTTCGCGCCGGGCATGCACAAGTCAGCGATGATCGGCGTGTTCCTCGCCGTGCTGGAACTCGTGCGGCATCACAGCGTGCGGGCGGAACAGAATGATCTGCACGGCGAAATCTGGATTGTGCCCGATGCCGAGTTCGATCCCGCGAAAGAGATCGTCGCCATCGATAACTACGATGCGCGGCCCATCTCAGACGATATGCCGGTCCAAGGACGGTAA
- a CDS encoding NAD(P)/FAD-dependent oxidoreductase, with protein sequence MQIAVIGSGISGLLTARLLASRHQVCLYEASATIGGHTCTIDVELAGRSFAVDTGFMVFNERTYPNFCQLLDLIGIDSQPSDMSFSVRCDRSGLEYEGSSLSGLFAQRRNIFRPRFYRLLADILRFNRVAIAALQKLNDDQTLGHFVQQHHLGSDFVDQYLVPMGAAIWSTRPRDMLDFPAKFTLAFFHNHGLLQIRDRPVWRTIPGGARRYALRLAADIPEIQLSAPIRQITRTADGVWVSAMGADPRHFDHVVLGCHSDQALRLLADATATEREILAAIPYQQNEVIVHTDTSILPRSQRAWASWNYLTPRVTDEQETGNVAVTYDLSRLQRVNSPTPILATLNTPYEIAPAKVLRRMQFQHPVFSRASAIAQSRWAEINGPRRTWFCGAYWGHGFHEDGVRSALAVAREFGVTLEACTAVCTKERSGTVATAR encoded by the coding sequence ATGCAGATTGCCGTCATTGGTTCCGGGATCAGCGGGCTGCTGACCGCGCGCCTATTAGCTAGCCGGCATCAGGTCTGCCTCTATGAAGCGAGCGCCACGATCGGCGGCCATACATGCACGATTGACGTCGAACTAGCTGGCCGCAGTTTTGCGGTCGATACCGGCTTTATGGTCTTCAACGAGCGGACCTATCCGAACTTCTGTCAGTTGCTCGACCTGATTGGCATCGACTCGCAACCGTCGGACATGAGCTTCAGCGTGCGCTGCGATCGTTCGGGCCTGGAGTACGAAGGGAGCTCGCTCTCTGGTCTATTTGCGCAGCGCCGGAACATATTTCGCCCGCGGTTCTATCGCTTGCTGGCCGACATCCTTCGCTTCAATCGGGTCGCCATCGCTGCCCTGCAAAAACTGAACGACGACCAAACACTGGGGCATTTTGTTCAGCAGCATCATTTGGGAAGTGACTTTGTCGACCAGTATTTAGTCCCAATGGGAGCTGCCATTTGGTCGACGCGGCCGCGCGACATGCTTGATTTTCCCGCGAAGTTCACGCTCGCGTTTTTTCATAACCACGGGCTACTGCAGATTCGCGATCGCCCGGTCTGGCGCACGATTCCCGGCGGCGCGCGGCGGTATGCGTTGCGCTTGGCAGCCGACATTCCAGAGATTCAACTCAGCGCGCCCATTCGCCAAATCACTCGGACAGCGGACGGCGTCTGGGTCTCGGCGATGGGGGCCGATCCCCGCCACTTCGACCATGTGGTGCTCGGTTGCCACTCCGATCAAGCGTTACGACTGCTTGCCGATGCTACGGCCACCGAGCGTGAGATTCTCGCCGCGATCCCCTACCAGCAAAACGAAGTGATCGTCCATACCGATACTTCGATCTTGCCGCGTTCCCAGCGTGCCTGGGCCAGTTGGAACTATCTCACTCCGCGAGTAACGGACGAGCAGGAGACTGGCAACGTTGCGGTAACCTACGACCTCTCGCGCTTGCAGCGGGTGAACTCGCCAACGCCCATTCTGGCCACGCTCAACACTCCGTATGAGATTGCGCCGGCGAAGGTATTGCGCCGAATGCAATTTCAGCATCCGGTGTTCAGTCGCGCCAGCGCTATTGCGCAATCTCGCTGGGCCGAAATCAATGGCCCACGGCGAACCTGGTTTTGCGGCGCGTATTGGGGCCACGGTTTTCATGAAGATGGCGTGCGCAGCGCGCTCGCTGTCGCCCGCGAATTTGGAGTCACGCTCGAAGCATGCACAGCAGTCTGTACGAAGGAACGGTCTGGCACCGTCGCGACCGCCCGGTGA